From the genome of Nicotiana sylvestris chromosome 1, ASM39365v2, whole genome shotgun sequence:
AAACCCATATGGAGtggcatgagccttggagccatttatgaccTTATCCAGTAATTTGACAATAAAGGCAGGCCAATTGATTTGCATTCCTCTCAcaaggcactccataagaaccagGTCCATGTAATTGGCAGTGTGCCTCCTCTCCTGTCTGGACAGCATGCACTTgttaacaaattcaaacaagaccttgtGCTCAGGCCTCATTTCACTTTTCTGCACAAACATGGCTTCAGGCACATCTTCAGTAGTTGCGGCATCACAAAAATTCCTAGTGATTTGAAGAGCAGTAGGGAGAGAATCTAGACATGGCCACCTTTGCCTTATATAATCATCATACCCCTAACTAGATATGTCTAGAATCTTACCCAATTTGAGTGCATCAAACTGCACCCTTACTCCTTTCATTGTACTGGTGACTACCCCATTCTTCAATGTGGCATTGGCCATAAACTTAATCAATTCTTTCCTAGCCAGCTTCCCATCCATttcaaggaccatgtccttctaaCCTTGTGCAGCTAGGGCATCCACCAGTCTTCTCATTCCTGGCTCATCCAGGTCTCTCAATAGTCTTCCTTTCAAAAAAAATTCTTCTGCTAAAGATAGCAAACCTATCTTGTTCGTTTTcagattcctcttcttcttcttccttagtAATTTTTACGTGCTTACCTTTCACTGCAGATTTGGTTCTTTTGGCTAAAGAGGGTTCATCAGATACAGGttcagaggaagacttcttggaagaagcctTGGCCCTTTTTGGTttgggtgtaggaacctccacAGTTGTtcccctttcttgatggaccagttccatctcctcttcttcttcttcttcttctgcaacctcagAACTCTCCACAGCCTTTGCTTTTCCCTtatccttcttttcttcttgctTTCTTCAAGAGTTTTCTATAACTCAGCTTCACTTTGTCTGACTCTGCTTCTAGTGGCTCTTCCCTTAGGTACTGAAGGTACAGTAGGTTTTGGGGAtgacattttgcttttctttgttgGCTTGGAAGCAGTTGGAGCCTTTTGTGTGGAAGCTTTACgcttctttggatcataactggCCCCAACCCTCTTCAGAAGATCAGCCAGTGTTTcctcaacagatgaaccaggttcatcttgtTGCTTGCTTAGATGCACAAGCCCTTCAGCCGCCTCCctagaaccacttccccctgacttgtTGCCACCTTCTTCAATACCTCCAAAGATAGCCAGAACTTTTTATTTCCCATTTACCCTCTCATCACCACTTgctccctctctctctttttctttctttttaactcTACTTCTACTAGATTCAGCCCCCTTTACATCTTTGACAGGACCAACCAAGACAAACCTATTTTTTACATTTTCAACCACAGTAGAGAGTACCCCACAAGAACTTACCTCACCAGGGGTTTCTTGAATTTTGGCAGTGTTAGAAGACCTATGTTCTTCTCCTTCGCTGGTAGAAATAAAAGCTTCAAACTCAGAGCTTGAGTCAGATTCTTGAGTAGGACTTTCCTTCCTCTGGCTAACCTTAAATTTCTCATTTAGAACTTTTTTTAGAGCTATAGAAGCTACAGTTTTTCTGGCCAACATTTTCTGCCTACGAAACCTAGGTTTTGGGGTTTCACTAGGGGGTGTAGATGCGGATGTATTCAAAGGGGATACTGGTGGGAGAGTGCCAGGATTATCTTGGGGGTTAGTCATGGTGGATTGTTTCTTAAGaataatttgggaattttggagagaAGAAGGGCGATCAGAACTTGAGAAGAGTTTTGACGGTTATGGACTAATGAAGAAGAGGCGTGGTGTGTATTTAAAGATGATTAGACTTAAATGCAGTAACGACAGCGTTTTCAAAAGTCAATTAGAAGTCTAATCAAGATGTAATTCCGGTCTCTTAGTGATTATTAGGCATCACTAGATTTTAGGCAAAAATCCCGGTTTTTAGAGTTCTAGGGGAACGAAACTGGTTCAATGCTCAACGGATAGAATTTTTGGGAATTTGATGAGTGTAGGATTTTTGCTCATGATTGGAAaaataatctttctaattgtgcagagtatagaaaatatACCTGAGCTTTTTATATGAACACATACtaatgaaccaggttctttatatagaactctcttgaacatgcctcaaatgccaaaatagaagaaactttgtaagagatcagtgagtcatacacatgtcacaggagtatactaattaaagtatgaaactgagtaagaattgatctagatatttacacaaagttagaactcctaacaaatatatatatatatatatatatatatatattcattatGCATTCTGAactggacctattaggtgatcttaatcatccctaactccaacatgttcctctcaaagtattctctactcagtgctttattGAAGATGTCAGCTATTTGTTTATaagtagcacagaattctattgaaatcaatcctttctcatagttatctcttaagaagtggtgtctaacatctatgtgcttagtcctcttatgatgaacagggttctttgtcatacttatagcactagtgttatcacagaatattgGAATACATCCCACTTCAATTCCAAAATCTACCAGTTGTTGTTagatccatagcaattgagcacaacaggaagcaacaacaacatactcagcttcagcagtagatagGGCCACAGAATTTTGCTTTttggtagcccatgacacaagacatgaaccaaggaaatgtgccatacctgaggtgtttTTCCTGTCCACCaagaaacctgcataatcagcgtcAGCATATCCAACTAGAtcaaaattactacctttaggatacTAGAGACacagatcagtggtgcctttcagatatctcagtatcctctttaccacagtcaagtgagactcttttggatttgcctgaaaacgagcacaaagTCCTACACTGAAAACGATGTCAGGTCTACTtgcagtaagatacaagagtgaaccaatcatacccctatacaacttttgatcgactgatgaaccaggttcatcaatatCTAATTTGGTGGtagttgcaatgggtgtgtctatttctttagattcctctattttaaactttttgattagCTCTTTTGtatacttctgctgatggatcatggtttcatttggactttgtttgatttGCAAGCCtaaaaagaagttaagctcacccatcatgctcatttcaaactcactgcCCATTAGTTTTGCAAAGTCCTTACTCAGCCTATCAGTGGTAGCCCCAaatatgatgtcatccacatatattTGCACAACAAggagatctttacctttttcccttaaaaataaggtactgtcaattttacctcttttgtaaccatgctccaATAGGAATTTGGATAGACGTTCATACCAAGCTCTTGGGGCATGCTTGagcccatagagagccttgtctaacttgtacacatgctcaggaaattccttgctctcaaaccctggaggttgtttcacaaacacttcttcctttaggtagccattcaggaaggcacttttgacatccatctgatgaagagcgaattccatgtgtgctgcaaaggctatgaggagtctgattacctctagtcttgcaactggagcaaatgtctcatcatagtctatgcccttCTCTTGGCTGTATCCTTGTACCACCAGTCTTGCTTTGTTTCTtataactgttccatcttcatcaagtttgtttctgaagacccattttgtaccaatgATTGATTTGTCCTTGGGTCTcagaactagatgccaaacttcacttctttcaaattggtttagttcatcttgcattgcattcacccaatctgcatcctacaaagcctcaacaatattttttaggttcaataagagataggaaagcatcaaaagcacacagattctttagctgtgatctagttttgactccaaaTGTTGGATCAGTAataatgttctcaatgggatgagaactttgatacttgtaaggtttcacaaccaattggtttctgctagatgtctctcccatgttctgttgctgaggaatagGTTCATGAACAAGTTCCTCTAGGGGGTTTGATTCAATTTCTCCTTGATTAGttcccctgtcaggttgccctgattTGAAGGACctattccatcacctgttccttcttttgatgccactttgacttgtgctgGGGATTCAGTCAattcctttaccaatccaatggcttcatcttcatgttcctatctctcagaaagaatgttagtttcatcaaatactacatgtacactttcttctacacacagagttcttttattaaacactttatatgctttgctatgtgaagaatatctcaagaatactccctcatcacttctgggattaaacttacctagggagtcttttccattattgtgcgcatagcacttgcaaccaaatgccctaagatgggatatgtttggttttctccatttaagtaactcatagggagttttCTCTACCAGAGGTCtggtcatgcatctattgattatgtaacatgcagtgtttacggCCTCTGACCAGAAGCTGTGGGGcaatttactagaaagaagcacgGTTCTAGCCATGTCCTCcagagttctattcttcctttcaactactccattttgttgaggggtcctaggggcagagaaattatgatctatatCATTTTCATCACAGAATTTAGTAAACttggaattttcaaattcagtttcatgatcagacctaatggatgcaagttgatttcctaattgtttctgagtttttctaacaaatgcAATAAACATATCGAATGCTTCATCTTTGGAGGTTAGAAATAGAACCCAGGTAGATCTAGAATAATTATCGACAAgcaccattacatatttctttccacctctgctcatggttcttattggaccacatagatccatatggaccagttccaacgacttggttgtacttaccattttcttgcttttgaaggataatcttacctgcttcccccttgcacatgcctcacaaactttgtcttccttaaacttgatattaggtaaccctatcaccaagtctttAGAGACTAATTagtttagctgatttagacttgcATGATCAAGTGtattgtgccacaggaggggatcattaaccaacacacttaagcaagtgagttcattttctgagagagtagacaaatctacaatgtaaatattgttaactctttttccctgcaaaacaatcttgtcagtggtaaggttaatcacaaaggaTTTGGTAGAGGTAAAAGCTACAagattacctctgtcacacaattgtgacacacttattaggctatatttcaagccatctatcaggtAGACATTCTCTTGGAATGAGAATCTGTTTTGCCTACCTTTCCAATCTCAATGATCTCACTTTTCTTTTCATtaccaaaggagacattacctcctctTAAGTCCTCAAGTAAAAGGAACTGGTCCTTGTTCCCAGTCATATATTTTGAGCAGCCATTATCCATATACCATATTTGGCTCCTCCCTTTCACTTggacctcttgttcatcatctaatTCTCCGATGGCCATCAGTGCTTGCTCTTCTTCAGCTTCATCTTCCGAATCTTCATCTGaagtttctccccaagcagcaaccatagccttggttgaacctttgttcctttttggttgaacctgttccttcttcctgttccttcgttcagccctttctttcttccactcaatttcccattgagggcagttcttgatcatgtgatcagtcttaccacacttgtagcaaccctgattggtctgtttctcaggagcTCTTGACTTGTtaaaggttgtacctcttgaagaaccctttcctctcatcaggtactttttgaatTCTCTAGTGATCATAGCCATATCATCATCTTCCAGATCTAAACCTTCAGCAATTCTAAGAGCTAAGCTTCTCTCCTTCTTGGGTGTATCCATCTTTATGATTTGTCTTCTCAGTTCATAAGCAATAagatttccaatcagttcatccagtCTAAGAGTAGCAATATTCTTGGATTCCTGAATGGCCGTGATTTTACTTTCCCAtgagactggcagaacccttgtcaggattttctcaactttgtcttcttcaagaataatccttccaaaggacttaagttcatttgtcagtgtagTGAACCtagtatacatctcttggatagtTTCTCCCTCCTTTTTAgtaaaattctcatattgagaatacaacagtgttcctcttgatcttttcacttgaggtgttccttcatgagccacttgcaaagtgtcccatatctccttggcagtagtacaactttggatcctactgtactcatctggacctagtccacacacaagtcATTTCTTGGCATTAGCATTTTTCTCCCACTTTTTTaggtcttcagcagtgcagtcagcccTTGTCTTTGGCACAACCACTCCTTCCTCATTTTTCATTGTAGTTGCTAAAGGatcatcagtgactatgtcccagagttcataatcttctcctatgatgtgatccttTATCCTGTTATTCCACCAAAAGTAGTACTGTCCATTGAACAGTGGAGGCctggcagtggattgcccttcccaattCCCAGGTGGTacactcatgttgatcttttcctaaggtgttagcctcttcaaggataacctgctctaataccaattgatgttctaaacgtcaataccacacaagaggggggtgatttgtatggtacccaatttttcaatctagaagaacctggttcttctaggtgttctaactgttactgttgcggaattaaaagtgcaaaaaataaagaacacagagattttttacgtggaaaacacctgactcaaaaggtgaaaaaaccacgacctactactcagtaggattttcccaaatatccactaaaatcactgagccaaaacggcatttacaaaactctttgtaaacctaaggattaactctaatccctgtgtagcacacaacctcaactgttgcgacaccttcaagttagcctataacttgaacactcaaagtacctattacaaatgCTTCTATGAAAGCGGAAAAGGTACAACAttaaccacctactacaattgaactagaataagaataaacacaacggaactggttcttctatctcgttcaagtagcttcaggtttgcacacttgaattacacacgaactgcttgcaaagagcgttgctattttgctccctattcacgtttaacttctgcgtatgtgcaCACCTGtgaaagagaacaatcactgttatttaatgagttagtaatcagagtttgattgagactcaattgATGATCTTCCATCGAAGTTGAGTCCTTGTTCAATACAAACTCCAACCCTATCATTTATCCGGATTGTGTGATTGTGTCCTCTTtccataaggagactttctctcctCATCCAATATGTAGTCTTTTCGATCAGTTCatgagatattgctgcttgattacTGAGACTTATCTCCTTTACGTGTATCTCACATGTCTATGTTGATAAATACTGTGCCTTTTCATTGATATGTtattatgatgttagttctgaattcagtgtaattttacaaatgttgattagatgtaattgtgttagaaggttacattcttagttaggattcggtccaaaactttaggattggttatagttgcttaaacagattttaaaatctgtattgttagattctgaatttaaggcagtaataacagtaattacagtaggaaatctgggacattttctgggataaaacagtaagggtaatgtgacataatagtgggctgaaagtggtttgttaatggttttaatttaataggatagtgggaaacaaagggtaatgggctgctgaaaaacaggataatagcactcaataggatttaaagtattcaaaagtagttttaatggaaactttttgattttaaaaggagaaaagggtccaagaagcactaaaagagtataggaccagccctgtataaatacagggagctggactgaTTTAAGGGGGGGACTTGAGGAGATTTGAGAGagaaaaaatcagatttgaagAGGAGAGCCTTTTTCAGACAGATCACATGAtgaacctggtccatgactgagttcatttatcagtcttcaaaacttcacctgaacTTGGGCCAACAGATTGTGATCTAAGTAGGTCTTTGGAAGATGGTTTACTATAGCATCCCCAAATTATTATTATGAAGGATTCTATCTAGTCATTCTAGAATGAATAAAGGGTTTCTCTTTCTATTATTTGACCAAGTGTATTTTGGTCCCTTAAATCCTAAATTCATCATATTACAATAGTTAATACAATTCCAGAAATGGTTTGCACGAGCATTGTTAATGGAATTTCCAAACCATTTATCATTTGCACTTAGATCATTGAAATTCCCTCCTATAAGCCAGGGATTCTTATAAATATCATACATTGAGTTCAGTTTATCCGACAAGACAAGTGTATTTTGAAAACTATTACTAGCATAGATAACCGAAAATAACAAGGGCTTGGGATATTGTTGTACCTTAATCATAGCGTGAACTTCCTGACTAGTAGTATTTACTTCATCAAGAGTCATTATGTTGTTCTGCCACATGACCACTGTGCCTCCTAACCTACCATTTCCTGGCATCTCTATCATGTTTGTAAAATTGAAGTGATCCCTTAACTGATCATGGTCAGCCTGCTTAGTCTCAAGGAGAACTACGACGGCTGGCTTATGGCAATCAAGAAGAGCTCTAAAGTTTCTCCTAAAGTCATCATTATTAACGCCCCTACAattccaaataataaaattaagggACTTAGTATCTTGAAACTCCAAAACTACAAGTACAGAGGAAAAATTAATTCCTCACAGAATCAAAGAAGGAAAGTCTGCTGTAGCTATCAGTCAAggaaaatttcaaaatattaatTATGGTTTAGTAGCTAATACGGATACCCCTCAATAGAATACTGCCATGTCAAATAAAAATCATTTGGTTAATCCATCGATAATTCCAAAGAGCCAAGGAAACCTTGGCATGACACATAGCACACACGTGTCCATGCCTTTCAATATTAAGGAATGATCATTTGACACATTAGACTATACCGCAAATCCTAAAATAACCATGGTTAACCATAAAAAACTAGGggcaacaccacttctttcccaaCCTCCTCCTAAAACTAGTCCAGACAAGAGTGATGGTAAACAAATATTAACCCCCTTAAAAGAAGATAGCTATAACACACTAAGCCATAATAATGGAATGCCAATAGATACCGAATCCACTGCATTGACATTACAGTCTTCTTCCAATTTTAATATTAACCTTTCAAGTTCTTAAAATACTAAGATTCCCACTATTCTCTGCTTAGAGAAGGCTCATCCTTCAACAAATACAAATCCAGATTCCAAGATTCTAAACTTTCCCTCAATCACATCCTCCTCGAACAATAAATCTACTAGTCCACCAAATACTGCTCATATTCTCAATACCACCAATCTCAGTCGACCACCCTCACCAAGAAATAATATTGATCATTCACAACTCCTCATACTTAGTCCAAATGATGGGCGAGGGGATGAAGATGACTATGGACAACTACGTTAATCATCTAAAGTTGTCCAATAGTATCAACCTTTTAGCTCCTCCACCTTCTCCACAGATGAACTGGGTGAATGCCGCAATGGCTGTTCACTAAGTAAATCCACTACAACCAATAGCAACAACCATACCACTATACCATAACCCAAACCATGAGAACCAAATATGGAAGGAAGGGAAGAAGTGGCAAAACTGGTAAGAAAAACATAAACCTATCGCACAC
Proteins encoded in this window:
- the LOC138870902 gene encoding uncharacterized protein encodes the protein MTNPQDNPGTLPPVSPLNTSASTPPSETPKPRFRRQKMLARKTVASIALKKVLNEKFKVSQRKESPTQESDSSSEFEAFISTSEGEEHRSSNTAKIQETPGEVSSCGVLSTVVENVKNRFVLVGPVKDVKGAESSRSRVKKKEKEREGASGIEEGGNKSGGSGSREAAEGLVHLSKQQDEPGSSVEETLADLLKRVGASYDPKKRKASTQKAPTASKPTKKSKMSSPKPTVPSVPKGRATRSRQEEKKDKGKAKAVESSEVAEEEEEEEEMELVHQERGTTVEVPTPKPKRAKASSKKSSSEPVSDEPSLAKRTKSAVKGKHVKITKEEEEEESENEQDRFAIFSRRIFFERKTIERPG
- the LOC138870911 gene encoding uncharacterized protein; amino-acid sequence: MYTRFTTLTNELKSFGRIILEEDKVEKILTRVLPVSWESKITAIQESKNIATLRLDELIGNLIAYELRRQIIKMDTPKKERSLALRIAEGLDLEDDDMAMITREFKKYLMRGKGSSRGTTFNKSRAPEKQTNQGCYKCDEDSEDEAEEEQALMAIGELDDEQEVQVKGRSQIWYMDNGCSKYMTGNKDQFLLLEDLRGGNVSFGNEKKSEIIEIGKGKRVNNIYIVDLSTLSENELTCLSVLVNDPLLWHNTLDHASLNQLN